A part of Haloarchaeobius sp. HME9146 genomic DNA contains:
- the sepF gene encoding cell division protein SepF, with amino-acid sequence MGFMSKILGTSGSRSTEDYLELDLDDFDTVSGEAAMQVHIAEVAGQADAIDIKDAVYDGDLVIADITRLRTEDRTVDHIIDELRQVAQEVDGDIVQKGDDQLIVTPTGVKISREKLGRD; translated from the coding sequence ATGGGGTTCATGTCCAAGATCCTCGGCACGAGTGGTTCGCGTAGCACCGAGGACTATCTCGAACTCGATCTCGACGACTTCGATACCGTCTCCGGCGAGGCAGCGATGCAAGTACACATCGCGGAAGTCGCCGGACAGGCGGACGCTATCGATATCAAGGACGCGGTGTACGACGGAGACCTCGTCATCGCCGACATCACACGGTTGCGCACCGAAGACCGCACCGTCGACCACATCATCGACGAACTCCGTCAGGTGGCACAGGAGGTCGACGGCGACATCGTCCAGAAGGGTGACGACCAGCTCATCGTCACGCCGACGGGCGTGAAGATCAGCCGCGAGAAACTCGGGCGCGACTGA